GCCGCGATCAATACGATCATCAGCGGCACCGCCTGCAGCAATTGCAGGTGGCCGATATAAGGGTTACCGGGGAACAGGCTGGCTTCGGGATTGGCCAGGCCGTCGACGAAGTATTTGAGAATGTAGGCGAGCATCGGCTGGGTGGATGCAAAGATAAGAAAGCCGACAATGCTCAAGCAGAAAAGGCCAATGTACGGCCGCACATAGGTCAATAGACGAAAGTAAATCGCCAGGGTCGTTTTAGCTTGAGGATCAGGACTGCTCATGGGAATCCGCACGAAAAAATTAGGCGGGCATGGTAGCACAACCCATATTTGTCGACCCCTGCTGCGACCCAAGCGGGGCTGACTCGGGTAACATGCCGCATTTGTTCAGGTAAGTATGCCGATGCACCCATTGGAACACAGCGCCTATCTGGCTTTGCGAGAAAACGCCACCGTGCTGGAAGCGGACGGATCCGGGGACAAGGTTCTGTTGCTTGAGGACGGCACTATTCTCAAGCTGTTCCGCCGCAAGCGCCTGCTCAGTTCGGCCTTGTTGTTTCCTTACGCGCAACGCTTCGCTGACAACATCGACGCGCTGAAAAAGCGCGGTGTCCCCTGCCCGGACGTCATCGCTACTTACCGGATTTCCAGCATCAGCCGCGATGCGGTGCGTTACACACCGCTGCCTGGGCTGACCATCCGGCAAGTGCTCAAGCAAAGCGGTGAAAACGCGCCATTACGGGCCGAGCTGGGAACGTTCATTGCCAACTTGCACGACCGCGGTGTCTATTTCCGCTCGCTGCACTTGGGCAACGTGATCCTTACTCCTGAGTCAAAGCTGGGCCTGATCGACATCTCTGACATGAAGTGCCAGCGACGGGCGCTGAGCGAATCCAAGCGGCTGCGTAATTTCCAGCACCTGCTCCGCTATAAGGAAGACCGCGCGTGGCTGGTCGACAGCGATGCGGGAGCAGCTTTTGTCTCTGCTTACACCCGCGGCCGAAGCCCGCACTTTACGACGCGTCTCCAGGCGCTGCTTGACTAGAGGCGGCACTAAGGCCGGCGAGCTCGGCGCCCAGTAATTCGTCGAGGCGCTGCAGCGTGATTTTGGGGATGACACGCTCCGGCATTCGACTTACGGCGGACAGGTTGAACACTTGCATGCCGGTTCTGGGCAGAATCCTGCGGGCCATCAGGGTGAAGCTGGGCAGGATGTACTGTTCGAAATCTTCATCCAGGCTGCTGGGCAAAGCCGCCGCGCCCTTTTCATAAAACCGCCCCCCGCTCTGGCGCAGGTCCATTCCGACGACGAAGACCTGGCGAAACCCCAAATGACAGGCCAGCTGCAGCGCACCGAAGGGGATCGTGCGGCTGCCAAAATAGCCTCGCTTCAGGTTCAGGCTGAAGCCGATGCGATTCGGCTTGCGACGCAGCAGCGAGAAGTCTGATATGAGCTCCTCGTCATGACGGATTGACCATGCGTAGGCGCGGTCTGACAACACGGCCTTGCCATCCTGGCGGTTGACCCGCTCCAGCAGATAAATCTTTTTGCCATTCAACGCGGTGGCGTCAGCGGCATGGATCGCCTGAAGCACATCCAGACTCATCGCCAGGTGCTCGCCGTGGGCAACACCCAGCAGCGCCAGCTCAGGCCGACCGATGACGAAGTTCGGGTCGTCACACAGGTAATAGAAAGGCTTTATGCCCTCGTCGACGCAACGCACGATCGAGCCGTTCATGGCGACGACGGGCAGGCTTCGGTAGCGCTGCAGCGGGAACTCGCTGGCTGAAGGCCCGGATGCCAACAAAAACACCGGCCCGGTGGCGGAGTGACGTGAGTGGCCAAAACCCTGCAGACACACTTCTAGATCCCTGCCAAGCAACCAGCGCCGCTCGCCTCGGGTTTCAACCCTCAGCACGTCGCGCCTCCCTGGAGATTGCCACCGCACCGGCCAGGGGCAGCCACAACCATTCCCACACCACATTCGGCGAGCCGACGAAGGTGTGCAGCTCAACGGTCATGACGACACCTGCGGAACAGAGGATCGCCAGCCAAAGCCGCGCGAGCTCAGAGGTCTGTCGAGCGCGCAGCAGGCAGGCGCCGGCATGCAGCATGGTTGCCAGCAGCAATGCCAGACCGACAACACCGAACTGGTACAGAACTTCAAAATACAGGCCGTGTGTATTGCGCACGACTTGCCCGGTCGAGAGGCGTACATCCCCCAATGGCGTGCCCGCGCCAACGCCAAACCACCAATGGCCTGACAGGCGCTCGAACACCGCGGCCCAGACCTCGTTGCGGCCTGTTACACCGCGGGTCTGAACCTCGTAGGCCAGCTCGCTGAACCCGAATACGAGCACCAGCGCCACGATAACGGCGGCAGGTATAAGGATATTGCGGCGCAGCTTTCCGCTGGTCATCGTGCTCAGCAAAACCAGCCCGCCCACCGACGAGGCCAGCCAGGCGCTGCGCGCGAAAGTGAAATAGATATAGATAGCGATAACGGCACAACATACCAGCCAGAGCGCGATCTCTGTACGGCGCCGCGACCGCAATGTCAGCCAGATCCCGCCCAACAAAAACAGACCGTAATTCATGCCGGCCACGATGGTATTACCGAAGTCAGCGACATCCGGAACGCCCGAGCTAGCCAGTAACATCTGGCGATAGCCCAAAACGAAGGCGCCATGGGCGGCGAGGTTGATCATCGAAAACGCTGCAAAGAGCGCGACCACCAGCACCGACAGTTTGAGGATTTTTTCCCAGTCAAAGTTGCCGATCGGCCGCACCAGCCCCACGCCAACGAAAAACACGAGGATGAGTAGAATCCGCCGCATTGACTTCAAGTCGTCGTCCGCCATCACGCTGTTGATGAACAAGTAGGCAAACAGCAGCAATACGGTGCAGACCAGCGGGCTAATGGCAAAAGATCGCCGGCTCATTGCCGGAGCTGCACAGAGGAGTGCTATGACGAGCGCCGCACGGATGAAAGCGGCCCAGGAACTTGACTCACCGGGCCACCAGAATGGCCCCAGGAACAGGATAAGCATCACCACTGCAAGCAGCAAAGCCGCTACGTAGCCCGCACGCGCCGGCAATTTTTTTACCACCATTCCCATCCATATCCTTTGCTATGTAGCGGCGTTTTCAGTGTGATCAGACGCTAATGACCACTGACTGCAGTAATGACTTCAGGTTTCAGAAGTAAGCGCTACAACCTGCGGCAATTGCCAGAACACGGCTTTCACCGCCTCATCGCTAAAGCGATCGTTCAGCCGCTGCAACATGGCCTCGGCGCAGGACTGCCGCAACTCGGCGTCCATACGCGAAAGATGTACCAGCCCTTGAGCCAAGCCATCGACACCACCGAGAGGAAACAGAATGCCCACGCCCTCGACGACCTCTCTGGCGCCGCCACAGGCTGTCGCCAGCAACGGCACGCCTGCAACCATGGCCTCCAGCAAAACCATGCCAAAGGGCTCATGGTCGGAGCTCAACGCGAACACGTCGAACGCCCTGAAGTAGCGGCTGGCCTGAAGCACCTGCCCTGTTAGCAAGACGTGATTGCCAATGCCCAACTCACCGGCCAGATGTTTCAAGTCTTGTTCCAGTCGACCCTGACCGAGAATCACCAGTTGGCTGCCGGCAGGAAGATCAGGCAAGGCCTGCGCGAATCCCTTGAGCAGCGTCGATTGGTCCTTGTCGGGGTGCAGCCGTCCGACATTACCTACCACCCACGCATCCTGGGCCAGCCCCAACGCTTCGCGTGCCTGCTCGCGGGACAGCAATGTGGCGGTCAGTTGATCGACATGGATGCGGTTATAGAGGGTTTGAATCCGATCGGCCGGCCACTTCGGCAGGCATTTACGGATGTCATCGCGCACCGCGTCCGAAACCCCCAACAGGCTCAGGCGCGCGCGGAACATGTTGGCCATGACTTTGCGACTGCGACGGCGGTAATCACCAAACGCATGATGAACACCGATCACCGGCAGCTTGGTCGCAAGCAGGGCAATGTAGGTGGGTTTGAAGCGGTGGGTAATGCAAAAGTGGAAGCTGCGCGAGGCCGCAATCTTGCGCAGATCGCGGATCGCTGCCAGCTTCATGCCGCCGATTGCCTTGGAGCTGTACTCCATGAACAGCACTTCGTCCGACGCGCAACTGGCTGCGACTTCGGCGTCGGCAGCCCCGGTCAGAAAGACCGTGGTGACGCGATAGCCCCGGCCTGCAAACAAGCTTGCGTATTGACGGGCACAGTCAAGAAACGGCCCGTCGTAGCCGTGGCAAAACTGGAGGACATGCCGCTCAGCTGAGCGTGTCATGACTGTCCACACCGTCTTTGACCACCAGAATGTCTTCCATGATCAGGTACTCCAGATCGGAGCCAAAGAACATGTTCAACGCATCGGTAGGCGAACAAATCATCGGTTCGCCACGACGGTTGAGCGACGTGTTGAGCGAGACGCCATTGCCGGTGAGGTCTTCCAGCGCCTTCATCATGTCGTAATAGCGCGGGTTGTACTCGCGCTTGAGCACCTGGGCGCGGGATGTGCCGTCTTCATGCACGACTTCAGGCACGCGGGTTTTCCATTCTTCCGCCACTTCGAACGTGAAGGTCATGAACGGCGCCGGGTGATCGATCTTGATCATCTGAGGAGCGACGGTGTCGAGCATCGACGGGCAGAAAGGCCTCCAGCGCTCGCGGAACTTGATCTGATGGTTGATGCGATCAGCCACGCCGGGGATGCTCGGGCAACCGATGATCGAGCGACCGCCGAGGGCGCGTGGACCAAACTCCATGCGGCCCTGGAACCAGGCCACGGGATTGCCCTCGACCATGATTTTGGCGATGTGCTCGGGGGTGTTGTCGATCTTGCGCCACTTCGGTTTGCTCGGATGGCGGGCGCAGGCGGCGATAACGTCTTCGTTGCTGTAGGACGGGCCGAGGTAGACGTGTTCCATCTTCTCGACCGGTACGCCCCGCGCGTGTGAAACGTAAGCAGCTGCACCCACCGCAGTACCTGCGTCACCGGAAGCCGGCTGGACAAACAGCTCTTTGACATCAGGGCGGGCAATGATTTTCTGGTTTAGCTTGACGTTCAATGCGCAGCCGCCGGCAAAGGCCAGCTTGCCGGTTTCCTTGAGGATGTCGCCCAGGTAGTGGTCGATCATCTGCAGCGAAAGCTTTTCAAACAGCGCCTGCATGCTGGCGGCGTAGTGAATGTACGGCTCGTCGGCAATGTCGCCTTCGCGCTTGGGGCCGAGCCATTCAATCAATTTGGGCGAGAAGTAAAAACCTTTGCCCTTCTCTTTATAACGGCGCAGCCCGATGACGTTGGCGTATTCGGTGTTGATCACCAGTTCGCCATTTTCAAAGCTGGCCAGACGTGAGAAGTCGTATTTGGTGGCGTCGCCATAAGGCGCCATGCCCATGACCTTGAACTCGCCGTCGAGCATCTCGAAGCCGAGGAACTCGGTGATTGCGCCGTACAGGCCACCGAGCGAATCCGGATCGAAGAACTCCTTGATCTTGTGGATCTTGCCGTTTTCGCCGTAGCCGAAAAAGGTGGTGGCGTATTCACCCTTGCCATCGATACCGAGAATCGCGGTTTTTTCTTTGAAACCGGAGCAGTGGTAGGCGCTGGAGGCGTGTGCCAAGTGGTGCTCGACGGGCTCGATCTTGATCTTTTTAGGATCGAAGCCCAGCTGTTCGAGACACCAGACGATCTTGTTGCGATAGCGCTTGTAGCGGCGGTTGCCCATCAAGATCGCGTCAAGCGCGCGATCCGGTGCATACCAGTAACGCTTCGCGTAATGCCAGCGCGCTTCGCCGAACAGGCTGATGGGCGCGAAGGGAATGGCCACGACATCAACGTCGGAAGGCTTGATGCCCGCCTGCTCCAGGCAGAATTTCGCTGATTCGTAGGGCATGCGGTTCTTGGCATGCTTGTCGCGTACGAAACGCTCTTCTTCGGCCGCAGCGACCAGCTTGCCGTCGATGTACAAAGCTGCGGAAGGATCATGGCTAAGGGCGCCGGACAGGCCAAGGATCGTCAATGCCACAGGGGTCTAGCCTCTTAAGTCTGCATGCAGGCATCACGCGCCTGACAAATAAGGTGTGTCTGGCGCAACGGCGGCAGACAGCTAAAGGGCGGGATTATAGCGTAATGGCTTTGGAATGGGTCGCAGGGAATGAAGTCCGTCACAGCCATTGGCCGCGCCTACACGTTTGATCCTCGCCTTGTGCGTTAACTATGTAGCACCACACGTTTCAGCCTTCTGATTGATTTGTGGCTCGACGAACCATCGGGCTCATCGCCCGGCCCTTGCGCGCCCTGCGCGCATCGATCATTCAGGATGCTGTACGCCATGGAAACACTTTCAACCCACTCACCGGCACTTGACCGGCTGACCACGCTGGCAGCGGTACTCGACGCCGAATGTCTGCACCTCCCTGACACAGCCACCTCGCTTGACGCCAGCGCCGATACTCAGCGCATCACGCGGTCCGCGCCGCTGCACCTGGCCAACTCGAGGTTTTGGGAAGCGGTAAGCGCGCGCGATATTTCGCGACGCGAGCTCTTCGTGACCGGCCTGGAGCTCACCCTGCGCGATGACGTATTGCTCAACATCGAAGAGGGCGAGTTGCACCGCGAGTACTCAAGGTGCCTGCCTGGCATGGACGCACAAGAGCACGTGGTGTTCAGCGCGCTTGAATTGCAGGTTGATCCACACACCTGCATTGAGCTTGCGGGTGCCATTATTGCGACTGCTCAGGCGGGCCAGACGTTGCTCTGCCTGCCTGGCCAGTCGGTTGAAGGCTTCGTCTCGCACGAAGCGCTGTTGCAAGCGCTGGCGCGGCGCATCAACCATCCTGTATTACGCCTTCCTCTTTTGCGCTTGATGCACGAAAGCACGCGTCAGGCCTGGCTTGAAATCGGCGCAGGCGGCGACATATTCCCGGAGCCCATCAGCCCCGCTGATTTTCAATTGAGGCCCGTCAAGGGCTCACCCTATGAGCACGCTCTGGATCAGTTGCTGGCGAAGCAACGCGTTGAAATTGATGAGCTGCTTGAGACCGGCGATAATCTCTCGCCTGAAGTCCTCGCGGCACGCCTTGAAGACCGCCTCCGTCAGCCAAAGTCCTGGGGGCCGGAAGCTGTCGTCGCCGCTGCGCAAGATCGCCGGTTTCTGCGAGAGCGGCGCCGTGCCCAGCCCGCCTGGCTGGAAATGGCCAGTGAAGAACAGCGCGAGCGCTACGTTGCCGGTCTGATGGCCTACGAACAGGCGCGCAGTGCGCTGACGAGTGTCATGGGCAGCGCGGCCTGCGCTGAACAATTCGCACGGAGCCATTTGCGCGCGCGATTGGCCAACGATCTGGGCCAGGACATTGACCCCGATGATGTGCTGATAACCACCGAACGCGCGCTGCCACTTACAGAACAACCCTATACGGTCAGCCGTTCGCTGACGCAGCTGGCGCTGTACGGACTGCACCCCGGCGACACCGGGCAGGACTCTGCCTTTCAGGCGCGCACCCGGATCACCTATGCCGGCGAGCCGCTGGAGCCGGAGCTTGCCGGCCTGACACCCTCCTATCTGGCCGACGTCATTAGTGAGCAGGACCTGCGCGCCCGCTTCGGCCCTGCGCAACGTGAGGCGCTCGGCTCGCCGGTCACCCAGCGCATGATGTGCGAAGCAATGCATCTCCAGTTGGTGGCGCAAGCCCGTGGCGCAGAGCTGCAGGGGTACATTCAGCCCGCCGATCTGCTGATGATCGAATCGCTTGACCCACACACCACCGCACCCGCCTCTCCCCACGTTGCCGTTCAGCACATCAAACTCAATGGGCGTGACACCCTCGGCAGCGTATTGGTGTTGCGCAAACTTGATGCAGCGGGGCAGCCGGACGGGTTGCTGATGTTTACGCCGGACAGCCCCCGCGCCCGGAATTTTCAGCGATTCGAGAATGACCGTCAGTTGCTGGTCGAACTGGTGAGCTGGAGCGCGTCGGCTGAACTGACCGGGTTCTTGTTGAACCAAATAAGCGCCGAGAGAAGAGACACGCTGAAACACCAGCTGCAGAATCTGAGCGAAAAGCCCGCACCTATCCCGGACTGGCTCAGCTTCACCACCCTTGCGGATTACAGCACCGGTTTGCGTGCGTTGGTGTCTGCGCGGGTCAAGGTGACGCTTTCAGAGCAACAGCAACACACGCCGCACTGGTTTCTGCGTGCCAGTCCTGAACAGCGCCAGCAAATGGTGGCGGCGGAGGACGCGCTTGTCGGCGCCGCAGACCTTTACACATCCGCCGCGCGCACCCAGGCGATCGACTTCAATAGTTATATGCACCAGACCGCTCGCCAACAGCTCAGTCAGCTGCTGGGGGTGGCTCCCGGAACCGTCGACCCGGACCGAATCATTGTTCGCACGCCGCGGGAAACTCTTTCGTACACACAGCTGCTGCGCGACGGTTACGACGATTCGATTGGCCTTCTCAACGCGTCTGCCGATACGACGGCCAGCTTCTACGGCCCGGAAGGAGTGGATCTCTCGCCGCTAAGCCCGGAGAACGTCGCCGCATCGGTTCGCGGTCAGTGGGTGGCCGATCAGTACATCGCGATGATTCGAGGGCAACTCCTGGACCCCACCAACGAAGGCTACGCCTGGAGCCGCCGGCACAGCCTGCTGTTGACTCAACTGCAAATGCGCGCGGATGCGCTGCGCAGTTTTCTCGAAGGGCACATCGACGCATCGCAGCTGGATTGGCTGACCGGCTCTGTCCTCAATATGCATCACAAGAGCCCGGCGGAGCGGCTGCGCTACCCGGTTTATCCGCTACGCGTGAATGTGCAGGCGGGAATCACCGGCGTCCCGGCAGAAATTATCCACGGCTGCTTTCTGCTGCGGCCGCCCGAAGCAAAAACCCTGGATCAGGTGTTGCTGTATACACCGCAGGCCCCGGATGGCCGCGCGTTTCGCCCTCTGACGGCGTTCTCCAACACGTTGCTGAGCGAGGGCATGGGCGACTACTACCTGAGCCGGGCGCGACTAAAAGCCGGCATGCCGCTGGCGTTCGCGTTCGCTGATTTGAAACACGGCAAAGGCCGCAAGCCCTCACTGCCAAGGGAGCCGTTTCGTGATCTGTACGACGTGTGCTTTAACCAAGTGATCGAGCGCAGAATTCGGGATGTTCAGGACACCGAAAAGGGTCGCGCCGACATGCTCGCGCGGCAATTGTGGGGCGGCTTCGAGCTCATCGCCACTGCCGTGACCCTGCCCTTCCCGCCGGCCAGTTTCGCAGTCGGCATGCTCATCGCCGGCGTTGACGGCTATCGGGCCTTGAGCGCACTGAGCGAGCGGGATCACGCTGCCGCCAGCGTTCATGTGCTCAGCGTCTGGCTCAATGCGGCGGGCGCGGCGGGCGATCTTCACAGCGGGATCAAAGGGCTCGGCGGCGTGCTGAAAGAACTGGCCGGGCCGGGAAAAGCGGGTCGGCGCGTGCGTTCCATTCCCCAGCCCACCGATGAAACGCTGCGGCCCGTCGTGGTGGAGAACACCTTGTTCTGGGCGGGGCAACCCTCGGGCAACCGCCACGTCCCGCTTTACCGAACTCAGGCGCTGCTTCCGGAGACGCTTCAGCCTACCGGCCACTACGCGCGCACGGATGCGAGCGGCATATGGCACGCGTTGCAGCAAGACACCCCGCCGGTTCCAGGCAACGACGTCGCTCACCTGCCCAGCGGTTACGCAGTCAATGTTTCGCTGAAAGAAGCCGTAGTCCACGCCAGCGAACACGGTCGTGGGGTCAAGGTCCTGCGTGGAAACTGCTACGTCTCTTTGCATGGCCAGATATTCCAGGTGCAGTACGACCCAGGGCTGAGCACCTGGCAGATCATCGACCCGCGCAACCCGTTCGCTTTTTTCGGCAGGCAACCGGTTCGCCTTGATAGCCAGCGGCAATGGCAACTGCTTGAGCCTGCCCGGCTAAAAGGCGGCGTCCTGCCCGCATTTCACCGCTTGGGCGAGACGCCCGCGGGCCCCACAACCGCAGTGGGTGACATTAGCGATTACGAGATGCCGGAATCGCTGCAGCGTTATATCTTTGGCATCGTCAGCCCCCGCCAGGCTGAGCGCTTCGAGGAGGGACCGTTTGGGCTTCGGGAGTTTTTCGACGCGGTGTTCAAGACGGGGCGCTCGACCTATAAGGCGTTGCGCGAAAATCTGTATCGCGATGCCAGGATGTTTTTCGAGCAACCGTGGCTCCCCGGCAAGCCTGCGTTGCCCGTGCTGGAAGAAGGCATCACGGTGCCGGACTTCTTCAAGGTCGCTCTGGAAACATCCAACGGGCTGGTGATTGGCGAGGCCCCTACCTCTGTCGCCAGCAAACAGATGCTGATCGACAACATGTCTTCGCTGGCCGAGCAGAAGGTTGAGGTGTTGTACATCGAGCACCTGGAGACCGACCAACACCTTCACAAACTGCAGAAGTACAGGGCGTTGGGTAACCGGACACGCAGCGGCTCGCACATGATCAAACATCACCTCGACACAGTGAACGACGGCGCGCTGAAAAACGGCAGCGACAAACATGACTATTACCACTTGATCAAAACCGCTCACCGCCATGGCATCGAAGTGCGGCCCTTCAGCTCATCCGTCAGTTATGACTATGCCGACAACGAAGTGGCTTCTGCGCTGAACGACTCGCTGGCGACGCAAAAGATGGCCGTGTTTTTCGGCAACAAGATCATCAGCCAGGACGTCCAGGCGCATCCCTCCAGACGCTGGATTGCGCTGCTTGACCACCGGCTCGCCAATACCCGGCATCGGCAGCCCGGGATCAGTGAGTTGCAAGGCGTATTGAGCCTGCGCGTTGAAGACGGCGCACGGGGCGGACCCATCCGGATTGCTGCCGACACCGATACCGTGAACCGTGCCGCATCCCGCGCCGACTTCATCGCTCAGGTCGGCAACCCGACCCTCAGCGAAGCCGCCGGTGCCGCTGCGCAGGTCAGCCCGTCAAACACCTCACTGGACGGAGCGCTGCAGCTCTTACTTGAAGGGCGTCCAAACTCGCAGTGGGGGATCGACCCCCAACGCCGCGCGTTCGTTTCCCCTTCCCGCAACGACACAAACCCCTATGTCGGTGATCACGGTTTCGACCTGAACCCGGGCGGGCACTGGACCCGTGCCGATGCGGCGTCCTGGGTCGATGAATACCCGCTGGGTGCGATCCAGCAATCATTGATCGACAGCCACTATCAGTTGCCGGTGCACATGAGGACGGTCTTTCATGACTTGGCCCATTTCCGCCATCGTGGCCTGAACCCGGATTACTTTTTTGTCGAAAGCCATCTGCTGGAGGTCCGGGACGCGTTCTTCACAATCGCCAAAGAGCTGCAGATAGACGCCCGCTCTGTACTCACGACGGCGCTGCCGGAGCGGGTGATCCTTCCTCAGGTCAAAGCCGAGACGCCACTGAGCATGGTGATCGAAGAGCTGTACGAAAACACCTCGGGGCTGGTGGTCGGTGAAACGCATTCGGCGATAGCCAGCAAGCGCTTCATTCTCGACCACATGGAACATCTCGCCCGGCAGGACGTGAAGACGCTGTACATGGAGCACTTACTGACCGACATCCACCAGACCGACCTTGACCGCTTCGCCGACACCGGAGCGATGAGCAAGCGCCTGCTGCACGACCTCAAGCACCTGGACAAAGGCTTCGGCACTGACCCCTCGGGCGTCTATTCATTTGAGAACCTGGTGGTTCAGGCCAGGCGGCATGGCATTGAGATCCGCGCCGTGGATTGCGCCGCCAGTTATTACATTCGCCACGTGCCGACCAATTCCGACACCACCCGCCAGCAAGTGCTGAGCTACTTTGCCTCACGCACGATGCGCAGGCATCAACAGGTCATGGGTTCACACAAATGGATTGCGCTGGTGGGTGAATCCCATGCCAATACGTTCAAAAACAGCGTGCCCGGGATTGCCGAACTGGAACGAGGCATTGGCGTGCGGGTAGTGGATGTGGCCCCGGGACAGGGTCAAGGCATCACGATCGATCCGGGCGAGCTGGTGCTTGGCGGCATAGGACAGGAGCGGGTAGCGGTGAAGAATGATTTCCGTATCCAGATCGAATTGCCTGCGCGACCCCAGCTGGCGATTCCGGTGGAGGCCAGGCTGCACAACCCGGGCATGTTCCTCGTCGACGCGTCCAATCCGTTACAGCCGACCGTCATTCACCGGGCAAGGGATTTGACGCTCAAGGAAACACCCGTGCGATATGACCCTGCGGGCAAGGTTTATGTGGAGCGCGAAGGCTGGCCGCAGGTTCATCGCCAACGGTTCAACGGCCTTGAAGCCTTGATCGAAGCGCTGGGAGAGATGAACCTCAAGCACGTAGGCTGACGGGTCAGTCCTGGGTTTTTGAAAGCGTCGGAATGCGCTGCTCCAGCACCTGGTGCAGCGCGCTGTCGGCCGGCCAGTTGCGCATGAAGCGCGCGCGGTCCTTGGCAAAAGCGGCGGCGAAAGAGGCGTGGGAGCTGTGCTGACACATCGCATCCAGATCGATGAGCGACCAGCGATCCTCGTGCCAGAAGACGTTATGACCCTTCAGATCGCCGTGGCTGATGCGTTCGCGAATCAACTGTGCAAACAGCACATCCAGCGCCTGTAGCTCGGCTTCGGGCGCATTGCCTGACGCTACAAAAGGCGCAAAGCGTTCAATGACGTCAGGCCCGGGCAAGTATTCGGTCACCAGGTACGCCTCGCGACGCAGCCACAGGAAACGTCTCTCAAGGAGCGCCAGAGGCTTGGGTGTGGCAATGCCGAGAAACTCCAGCCGATTGCCTTCTCGCCATGAATGCCACGCACGGGACGGCCGCCAGAAGCGCTTGAGCCAGTGCGCAAGGTTCTTGATGTTATAACGCTTGATCACCAACTCGCGGCCGGCGACGTCTACCTTGGCGACGCTGGCCGCACCACCTGTTTTGTACAGATGACCGCCATCGACCAGCCCGTCCGCCCGCTCCAGAATCGGGAGCATCGTGGCCACCTCCTCACGGCGAATGGCGCGCAAGGCGAACGGCCCGTCTTCGACACTGAACAGGCTGCATTCACGGCCGATCTTGATCAGGTAATCGCGCAACCGCCAACTGCGCACCTTGTCGATCTGCTTTTGCAGCGCCTCGACCGGCAAGCCGTGCTCGCCGTTGCTCAGCAGGTAATAGACCAATAATTCCTCGGTGAAAGGCTCCAGCGACTTCGGCAACTGGGCAAAGAAGACGCCAAGGTTCTCCAGCACCTTTTGCCGGGACAACGGCTTGCCCGCTTCCTCGACGCGAATGCCCGCGCCGTCGATCAAATACAACGTCGAGCCCTGACGCAGCAGGTTGTCCAGATGCAGGTCCTCTTGCCAAAGGCCTTTGGCGTGCATCTGGCCCACGGCGGCCAAGGCATCGCCGAGCACCGACTGTTGTTCAGCGGCCAATGGGGGCAGGCTCTCTACGGATTTCCAGGCATCGCCCAGGCTCTGGGCTTGATCCAGAAATTCGAACAGCAACCAGCCGCCCTCACCTTCCTGCAGACCGTCAGCCAGCAGCAATGGGGTTGGCAAACGCTGTTTCGCCAATGCCTGCACGCCGTCGCGTTCACGCTGAAAGTGTCGAGGGGCTTTCGACCCAACCAGCAACTTGGCCAACACCGTGCGCCCGCGCCAAATGCCAGCACCAACATAACGCTGACCCGGCAGCACGCGCAGCAGGCTGAGCAACTGAAGCTCGGCAGGACCCGCCGCATCCTCCAGGGCAATGCTCATTGGCAGTGCCGGAGTGCGGCCGGCGTTTTTCAGTTCAGACAAACGCATCGGCGCCCTCTTTTATCAAGCCCGGATCCAGACCGCAGATCTGAGCGGCAAT
The nucleotide sequence above comes from Pseudomonas lutea. Encoded proteins:
- a CDS encoding lipopolysaccharide kinase InaA family protein — encoded protein: MRLSELKNAGRTPALPMSIALEDAAGPAELQLLSLLRVLPGQRYVGAGIWRGRTVLAKLLVGSKAPRHFQRERDGVQALAKQRLPTPLLLADGLQEGEGGWLLFEFLDQAQSLGDAWKSVESLPPLAAEQQSVLGDALAAVGQMHAKGLWQEDLHLDNLLRQGSTLYLIDGAGIRVEEAGKPLSRQKVLENLGVFFAQLPKSLEPFTEELLVYYLLSNGEHGLPVEALQKQIDKVRSWRLRDYLIKIGRECSLFSVEDGPFALRAIRREEVATMLPILERADGLVDGGHLYKTGGAASVAKVDVAGRELVIKRYNIKNLAHWLKRFWRPSRAWHSWREGNRLEFLGIATPKPLALLERRFLWLRREAYLVTEYLPGPDVIERFAPFVASGNAPEAELQALDVLFAQLIRERISHGDLKGHNVFWHEDRWSLIDLDAMCQHSSHASFAAAFAKDRARFMRNWPADSALHQVLEQRIPTLSKTQD